From the genome of Pelobacter propionicus DSM 2379, one region includes:
- a CDS encoding ammonia-forming cytochrome c nitrite reductase subunit c552 has product MRIRTVVCVVVVACVWLLAAGCAPQKAEQVRAVQIADGTIDPAEWGKAYPVEYEMWKKTAEPPDTPGLSKYKKGNDDPKSMVDKLSEYPYLALLFNGWGFGIGYNEPRGHSHMVQDQLDIDSSRLKAGGVCLTCKTPYANYLMKTMGADYYKTPYKEVLARIPNQKFATLSVACIDCHNNRDMSLTLSRDFTLGAALRGMGVDTAKLDHQTKRTLVCAQCHVTYVIPKDKDMKSVGLFFPWQGSKPGNITIENIIATIKSDPSYLEWKQTVTGFKLGFIRHPEYELYSNNSVHWKGGASCADCHMPFTKVGVHKASDHRITSPLKNGLKGCIQCHAESQEWLKEQIIAIQDRTVSLQLRAGYATATVAKLFEKVHTAQAAGKKIDASLYAMAKEYYEQAFYRCIFIGAENSIGFHNPTESMRVLGDSIAFATKAEAFLRQALAQAGVIVPAKVDLELAKYLNNRGAAKLNFRKELELPDPSGIQNRF; this is encoded by the coding sequence ATGAGAATAAGGACCGTTGTGTGTGTCGTTGTCGTTGCGTGTGTGTGGCTGCTCGCCGCCGGCTGCGCTCCCCAGAAGGCCGAACAGGTAAGGGCGGTGCAGATTGCGGACGGCACCATCGATCCGGCCGAGTGGGGAAAAGCGTATCCGGTGGAATACGAGATGTGGAAAAAGACGGCCGAACCGCCCGATACTCCCGGGCTGAGCAAGTACAAGAAGGGGAATGACGATCCCAAATCAATGGTGGACAAACTCTCCGAGTATCCCTACCTGGCCCTGCTCTTTAACGGCTGGGGTTTCGGGATTGGCTACAACGAACCGCGCGGGCATTCACACATGGTTCAGGATCAGCTGGATATCGACTCCTCTCGCCTCAAGGCCGGCGGTGTTTGCCTCACCTGCAAAACCCCCTACGCCAACTATCTCATGAAAACCATGGGGGCCGACTACTACAAGACCCCCTACAAGGAGGTCCTGGCCAGGATTCCCAATCAGAAGTTCGCCACCCTCAGCGTTGCCTGCATCGATTGCCACAACAACAGGGACATGTCCCTGACTCTGTCCCGTGACTTCACCCTCGGCGCCGCGCTGCGCGGCATGGGGGTGGATACGGCAAAGCTCGACCACCAGACGAAACGGACCCTGGTCTGCGCCCAGTGCCATGTCACCTATGTGATCCCCAAGGACAAGGATATGAAGTCGGTCGGCCTGTTCTTCCCCTGGCAGGGAAGCAAGCCGGGCAACATCACCATTGAGAACATCATCGCCACGATCAAGAGCGATCCTTCCTATCTGGAGTGGAAGCAGACCGTAACCGGCTTCAAGTTGGGCTTTATCCGCCACCCCGAATACGAGCTCTACTCCAACAACAGCGTGCACTGGAAGGGAGGAGCTTCCTGCGCCGACTGCCACATGCCCTTCACCAAGGTCGGTGTTCATAAGGCTTCCGATCACCGCATAACCAGCCCGCTGAAAAACGGACTCAAGGGCTGTATCCAGTGCCACGCCGAAAGCCAGGAATGGCTCAAGGAGCAGATCATAGCCATTCAGGACAGAACCGTGTCCCTGCAGCTTCGCGCCGGCTATGCGACCGCCACCGTGGCAAAGCTTTTCGAGAAGGTTCACACCGCCCAGGCGGCAGGCAAGAAAATTGACGCATCGCTCTATGCCATGGCCAAGGAGTATTACGAGCAGGCCTTCTACCGCTGCATCTTCATCGGCGCCGAAAACTCGATCGGCTTCCACAATCCGACCGAATCGATGCGTGTTCTGGGAGACTCCATCGCCTTTGCCACCAAGGCCGAAGCGTTTCTCCGTCAGGCGCTGGCCCAGGCCGGGGTAATCGTTCCGGCTAAGGTTGACCTTGAACTGGCCAAGTACCTGAACAACAGGGGGGCGGCCAAGTTGAATTTCCGCAAGGAACTGGAGCTTCCCGATCCAAGCGGCATCCAGAATCGATTCTGA
- a CDS encoding ABC transporter substrate-binding protein: MRTMSLVSIGLFIAVVLCGIHPAWAVQQETIRITCWEGYADTAFVDDFKAIIKKKYNINVDVKPSYATGQEDFYNAAKNGTADLISPPADMAKSSKFNFFRKGRVVLAPLDMINIPNAAHMLPFFTADTSLGVAGKRYGLPYNCGPYGLAFNADVVKETPSSWNIFWDPQYAGKYTINNNFHKVNIWITALALGYKYEDLFDIDRLDRSRIQPRLNELVKGAKSLWDGEANADEFPQLSLATTWGFAVVKANQKGGNWKLATAKEGGSAWIDYWCITHAAKGMKKKLCEEWINLHLSPKYQAAVVKQQGVSPVVDNVGDLVSAEERSLFNVGNNDYFKTVAIWRVMDKKTEKAFGEMWEMAKKQRQ, translated from the coding sequence ATGAGAACGATGTCCCTTGTGTCTATCGGCTTATTCATTGCGGTTGTCTTGTGTGGGATTCATCCCGCTTGGGCAGTTCAGCAGGAGACCATTCGCATTACCTGCTGGGAGGGGTATGCGGACACGGCGTTTGTTGATGATTTCAAGGCCATAATAAAGAAGAAGTACAACATAAATGTGGACGTGAAACCCTCCTACGCAACCGGTCAAGAAGATTTCTACAATGCCGCCAAGAACGGCACCGCTGACCTCATTTCCCCCCCCGCCGACATGGCAAAATCTTCCAAGTTCAACTTTTTCAGAAAAGGGCGAGTGGTACTGGCTCCCCTTGACATGATAAATATTCCCAATGCAGCACATATGCTGCCGTTTTTCACGGCGGACACGTCTCTTGGCGTGGCTGGGAAGCGCTATGGCCTTCCCTATAACTGTGGTCCCTACGGGTTGGCGTTCAATGCCGACGTCGTCAAGGAGACTCCGTCAAGCTGGAATATATTCTGGGATCCGCAGTATGCCGGCAAATACACTATCAATAACAACTTCCATAAGGTCAATATCTGGATCACGGCCCTTGCACTCGGCTATAAGTACGAGGATCTGTTCGATATCGACCGGCTTGACCGTAGCAGGATCCAGCCCAGGTTGAATGAACTGGTCAAAGGGGCCAAGAGCCTCTGGGACGGGGAAGCCAATGCTGACGAATTCCCCCAGTTGTCGTTGGCCACCACCTGGGGATTTGCGGTGGTGAAGGCAAATCAGAAGGGCGGCAACTGGAAACTGGCCACCGCGAAGGAAGGCGGAAGTGCCTGGATTGACTACTGGTGCATTACCCATGCAGCAAAAGGGATGAAGAAAAAACTGTGCGAAGAGTGGATCAATCTGCACCTGTCCCCCAAATACCAGGCAGCGGTTGTCAAGCAGCAGGGCGTCTCGCCGGTGGTCGACAATGTGGGTGATCTGGTGAGCGCTGAGGAGAGAAGCCTCTTCAATGTGGGCAACAACGACTACTTTAAGACCGTGGCAATCTGGCGGGTCATGGACAAGAAAACCGAGAAGGCCTTTGGTGAGATGTGGGAGATGGCAAAAAAACAGAGGCAGTAA
- the hcp gene encoding hydroxylamine reductase, whose amino-acid sequence MFCNQCEQAANGIGCNVSGVCGKKPEVAALQDHLLYGLKSLALYAEKIGRHPEIDRFTIEGLFTTVTNVDFDAPRISAMITRCYLLKEKAKDWAGITIPGDVAAWQPAADLQGRIAQGEAYGINSQHDNEDIRSVIEILLYGLKGMAAYVDHAMILGKGDDEVMAFFQRALAATTDPSLGLMDFVGLAMECGKQNLTVMGLLDNAHTGTYGHPVPTPVQLGTRAGKGILVSGHDLKMLEELLKQTQFKGINVYTHGEMLPAHGYPGLKKYKHLVGNFGGAWQDQAKEFTEFPGAIIFNTNCIQRPDDSYKDRLFTWGLVAWPDVQHIDGWDFSAVINKALECPDLPENPGKEILTGFGHNAVLGVADKVIDAVKSGAIKHFFLIGGCDGAKSGRNYYTEFAEKLPKDTVILTLACGKYRFNKLDFGDIGGIPRLLDIGQCNDAYSAIQIAVALAGAFGCGVNDLPLSMILSWYEQKAVVILLTLLHLGIKNIKLGPTLPAFITPNVLSFLVENFNIGPITTAEADIKAILG is encoded by the coding sequence ATGTTCTGTAATCAATGCGAGCAGGCTGCAAACGGGATCGGGTGCAACGTATCGGGCGTATGCGGCAAGAAACCTGAGGTGGCGGCCCTGCAGGACCACCTGCTGTACGGCCTGAAGAGCCTGGCCCTCTACGCCGAGAAAATCGGCCGGCACCCCGAGATCGACCGCTTCACCATCGAGGGACTCTTCACTACGGTCACCAACGTGGACTTCGATGCCCCTCGCATCAGCGCCATGATCACTCGCTGCTATTTGCTCAAGGAAAAAGCTAAGGACTGGGCCGGTATCACCATTCCGGGTGACGTTGCCGCCTGGCAGCCGGCCGCCGACTTGCAGGGCCGGATTGCCCAGGGTGAGGCTTACGGCATCAACAGCCAGCACGACAACGAAGATATCCGTTCCGTGATCGAAATCCTGCTGTACGGCCTGAAGGGCATGGCCGCCTATGTGGACCACGCCATGATCCTGGGCAAGGGAGACGACGAGGTGATGGCCTTCTTCCAGAGGGCGCTGGCAGCCACCACCGATCCCAGCCTGGGGCTGATGGACTTCGTCGGCCTTGCCATGGAGTGCGGCAAGCAGAACCTGACCGTCATGGGGCTCCTGGACAACGCCCACACCGGCACCTACGGCCACCCGGTTCCCACGCCGGTACAGCTGGGCACCAGGGCAGGCAAGGGGATCCTGGTCTCCGGCCATGACCTGAAGATGCTGGAGGAGCTGCTCAAGCAGACCCAGTTCAAAGGGATCAACGTCTACACCCACGGCGAGATGCTGCCGGCCCACGGCTACCCCGGCCTGAAGAAGTACAAGCACCTGGTGGGTAACTTCGGTGGAGCCTGGCAGGATCAGGCCAAGGAGTTCACGGAGTTCCCCGGCGCCATCATCTTCAATACCAACTGCATCCAGCGCCCGGATGACTCCTACAAGGACCGGCTCTTCACCTGGGGCCTGGTAGCTTGGCCTGACGTGCAGCACATTGACGGCTGGGACTTCAGCGCTGTCATCAACAAGGCCTTGGAATGCCCGGACCTGCCGGAGAACCCGGGCAAGGAGATCCTGACCGGTTTCGGCCACAACGCCGTGCTGGGCGTGGCGGACAAGGTCATCGACGCGGTCAAGAGCGGCGCCATCAAGCACTTCTTCCTCATCGGCGGCTGCGACGGCGCCAAGTCGGGACGCAACTACTACACCGAGTTTGCCGAGAAACTCCCCAAAGACACGGTCATTCTGACCCTGGCCTGCGGCAAGTACCGCTTCAACAAACTTGACTTCGGCGACATCGGCGGCATCCCGCGGCTCCTGGACATCGGCCAGTGCAACGATGCCTACTCGGCCATCCAGATCGCCGTGGCTTTGGCCGGCGCCTTTGGCTGCGGGGTGAACGACCTGCCGCTCTCCATGATCCTCTCCTGGTACGAGCAGAAAGCGGTGGTCATCCTGCTGACGCTTTTGCACCTGGGGATCAAGAACATCAAACTAGGGCCAACCCTGCCGGCCTTCATCACCCCCAATGTGCTCAGCTTCCTGGTGGAAAACTTCAACATCGGCCCGATCACCACGGCCGAGGCCGACATCAAGGCCATTCTGGGGTAG
- the ric gene encoding iron-sulfur cluster repair di-iron protein, producing the protein MNKQKTGQKGDVTGKTIGELVASDYRAARVFEKYGIDFCCGGKIPLATACQERGIDPDLVSREIGEAASEPLERSQNYAAWGLPFLADYIINTHHAYLNENLSQISAYADKIAQVHGARHPEVIEIARIFDKIATDMVAHLREEEDVLFPAIKRIDAAVQAGREPDAGDRETVKTSLAQLDREHEEIGDAVHTIRDLSNNYGIPNDVCTTFMLTYRMLKEFEDDLHKHVHMENNILFPKAAQLSVESCSREEKAMGKTVAVDQNECISCGLCIESLPEVFRFADNGTSEAYDQGGASEDKIQSAINNCPVSCIHWKE; encoded by the coding sequence ATGAACAAACAGAAAACGGGACAGAAGGGGGACGTAACGGGTAAAACCATCGGTGAACTGGTTGCCTCCGACTATCGGGCCGCCAGGGTCTTCGAGAAATACGGAATCGATTTCTGCTGCGGCGGCAAAATCCCCCTTGCGACCGCCTGTCAGGAGCGTGGTATCGATCCTGATCTGGTCAGCCGGGAGATTGGGGAGGCCGCGAGCGAACCGCTGGAGCGGAGCCAGAACTACGCCGCCTGGGGGCTGCCGTTCCTGGCGGATTACATCATAAACACCCACCATGCCTACTTGAACGAGAATCTCAGCCAGATCTCCGCCTATGCCGACAAGATCGCCCAGGTCCATGGCGCCAGGCACCCCGAGGTGATTGAGATCGCCAGGATCTTCGACAAGATAGCGACCGACATGGTGGCCCATCTCCGCGAAGAAGAGGACGTGCTCTTTCCTGCCATCAAACGGATCGATGCGGCAGTACAGGCCGGCAGGGAACCGGATGCGGGAGACAGGGAAACCGTCAAAACCAGTCTTGCGCAACTTGATCGCGAGCATGAAGAGATCGGCGACGCGGTCCACACCATCCGCGATCTCTCCAACAACTATGGGATTCCGAACGATGTCTGCACCACCTTCATGCTCACCTACCGGATGCTGAAGGAATTTGAGGACGATCTTCACAAGCATGTCCACATGGAGAACAATATCCTCTTTCCCAAAGCAGCGCAGCTCTCGGTCGAATCCTGTTCAAGGGAGGAAAAGGCCATGGGGAAAACAGTAGCGGTTGATCAGAATGAATGCATCAGTTGCGGTCTCTGCATCGAGAGTTTGCCCGAGGTTTTTCGCTTCGCCGACAACGGCACGTCGGAAGCCTATGATCAGGGCGGGGCTTCCGAGGACAAGATCCAGTCGGCCATCAACAACTGCCCGGTCTCCTGCATCCACTGGAAGGAATAA
- a CDS encoding HPP family protein, producing the protein MTIQRRLTGFPRRCKAPLRGPRPPMTLRYAIWSFLSGTLGILAIFEITSLVGQPLLIGSFGASAVLLFGATESPLAQPRNLVGGHLVSATVAVIVVALFGSTPLTIAFGVGLAIFAMNLTHTTHPPGGATALIGVQGAVGPGFILVPVLAGALILLVTALFTNNVVYHRRYPRHWL; encoded by the coding sequence ATGACAATACAAAGAAGGTTGACCGGATTCCCCCGGCGCTGCAAGGCGCCGCTGCGGGGACCGCGCCCCCCCATGACATTGCGTTACGCCATCTGGAGCTTCCTCAGCGGTACGCTGGGGATACTGGCTATTTTCGAGATTACCTCACTGGTTGGCCAGCCACTGCTGATCGGCTCGTTCGGTGCGTCGGCGGTGCTGCTGTTTGGCGCAACGGAGTCGCCGCTGGCTCAGCCGCGAAATCTGGTGGGAGGGCATCTCGTCTCGGCAACGGTGGCGGTGATTGTGGTCGCCCTGTTCGGTTCCACCCCTCTTACCATTGCTTTCGGGGTAGGGTTGGCCATCTTTGCCATGAACCTGACCCACACGACCCACCCACCGGGGGGAGCGACCGCCCTGATCGGCGTACAGGGCGCGGTCGGACCTGGATTCATCCTGGTTCCGGTTCTGGCCGGTGCCCTTATTCTGCTGGTTACCGCACTCTTTACCAACAATGTCGTCTACCATCGCAGATACCCCAGGCACTGGTTATGA
- a CDS encoding PAS domain-containing protein codes for MDRRLNQLLNEAPDAIIIADREGGVRFWNRGAELMFGHSAAEAVGQSLDLIIPENLRKRHWEGYWRVMASGETKYKTGLLSSPGVRKDGSRVSLEFSMVMLRDEAGAMQGCAAIMRDVTERWTREKELKERLTACETKLAAVSV; via the coding sequence ATGGACAGACGCTTGAATCAGCTGCTCAATGAAGCGCCGGACGCGATTATCATTGCCGACAGGGAAGGGGGTGTCCGCTTCTGGAACCGAGGGGCGGAATTGATGTTTGGCCATAGTGCGGCCGAAGCCGTGGGCCAATCGCTCGATCTGATCATCCCCGAAAACCTGCGCAAGCGCCACTGGGAAGGCTACTGGCGGGTGATGGCCTCCGGTGAGACCAAGTACAAAACCGGCCTGCTCTCGTCTCCTGGCGTCCGCAAGGACGGCAGCCGCGTTTCGCTGGAATTCAGCATGGTAATGCTGCGCGACGAGGCCGGAGCCATGCAGGGATGCGCCGCAATCATGCGCGATGTGACCGAACGATGGACGAGGGAGAAGGAACTGAAGGAGCGTTTGACTGCCTGCGAAACAAAACTGGCAGCAGTATCTGTTTAA
- a CDS encoding M24 family metallopeptidase has product MTQDAAVVEQTKAGFSVEKMQETRAKAQQAVSRIAGQVKAGMLEEDANKMVVATLLEMGATKAFHKPYIRFGSNTTKTFGADSDPGVRLGEDDIFFIDVGPVWEGYEGDAGDTFVTGSDPELKRCAVDARRIYDAVEKKWKAEKATGVELYQFAEQMAKDLGWVLNLDLGGHRLGDYSSAEHYEGPLSEISFHPSPNLWMVEIHIRHPEKQFGAFYEDLLV; this is encoded by the coding sequence ATGACCCAGGATGCAGCGGTAGTGGAGCAAACCAAAGCAGGATTTTCCGTCGAGAAAATGCAGGAAACCAGAGCGAAGGCACAGCAGGCGGTAAGCCGGATTGCCGGTCAGGTCAAGGCAGGGATGCTGGAAGAAGATGCCAACAAAATGGTGGTTGCCACCTTGCTGGAAATGGGTGCCACAAAGGCATTCCACAAGCCCTACATCCGCTTCGGAAGCAACACCACCAAAACCTTTGGCGCCGATTCCGATCCGGGAGTCCGTTTGGGCGAGGACGACATCTTCTTTATCGATGTCGGACCGGTCTGGGAAGGGTACGAAGGGGATGCGGGTGATACCTTCGTTACCGGAAGCGATCCGGAACTGAAACGCTGCGCGGTGGATGCCAGGCGAATTTACGATGCCGTTGAAAAGAAGTGGAAAGCGGAAAAGGCCACCGGTGTTGAGCTGTATCAGTTTGCCGAACAGATGGCCAAGGATCTGGGGTGGGTGCTGAACCTGGATCTGGGGGGGCATCGCCTGGGAGACTATTCCAGTGCGGAGCATTACGAAGGTCCCCTGTCCGAGATTTCCTTTCACCCTTCCCCCAATCTCTGGATGGTTGAAATCCATATCCGCCATCCGGAAAAACAATTTGGCGCGTTTTACGAGGATCTGCTGGTCTAG
- a CDS encoding anaerobic nitric oxide reductase flavorubredoxin codes for MGVPINKTITWVGKVDWELRTFHGEEYSTHRGSSYNSYLVRDEKTVLIDTVWAPFAKEFVHNLQQEIDLKNIDYIIVNHGESDHSGALPELMRLIPDIPIYCTANAVKSLKGHYHQDWNFHVVKSGDRLNIGTKELIFVEAPMLHWPDTMFCYLTDDNTLFSSDAFGQHYATERMFNDLVDQPELFQECIKYYANILTPFSPLVDRKIKEFVGLNLPLDMICPSHGVVWRDNPLQIVTTYLEWAANYHENQITIIYDSMWDGTRKMAEAIARGITGSDRDVVVKIFNASRSDKNDIITEVFRSKAILVGSPTINRGILSAMAAILEEIRGLGFKNKKAAAFGAYGWSGESVKMLSERLKEGGFLLVNDGLKLLWNPDEKGLAACLDFGGEIARAGRMQYAPTSGS; via the coding sequence ATGGGCGTTCCGATAAACAAAACCATAACCTGGGTAGGCAAGGTGGATTGGGAATTACGCACTTTTCATGGCGAAGAGTATTCCACGCACCGGGGCTCTTCCTATAACTCCTATCTGGTCCGCGATGAAAAGACAGTGCTCATCGATACGGTCTGGGCGCCGTTTGCCAAGGAGTTTGTGCACAATCTACAACAGGAGATTGATCTCAAGAACATCGACTACATCATTGTCAACCATGGTGAAAGCGATCACAGCGGCGCTTTGCCGGAGCTCATGCGCCTGATTCCCGATATTCCGATCTACTGTACCGCCAATGCGGTCAAATCCCTGAAGGGGCACTACCATCAGGACTGGAATTTCCATGTCGTCAAGAGCGGCGACCGCCTGAATATCGGTACGAAAGAGCTGATCTTCGTGGAAGCGCCCATGCTCCACTGGCCTGACACCATGTTCTGCTATCTGACCGATGACAACACCCTCTTCAGCAGTGATGCCTTTGGACAGCACTATGCCACGGAGCGCATGTTCAACGATCTGGTCGACCAGCCGGAACTGTTCCAGGAGTGCATCAAGTACTACGCCAACATCCTGACCCCCTTCAGCCCCCTGGTTGATCGGAAAATCAAGGAGTTTGTCGGCCTGAATCTGCCGCTGGACATGATCTGCCCCAGCCATGGCGTCGTCTGGCGTGACAACCCGCTCCAGATCGTGACCACCTACCTGGAGTGGGCTGCCAACTATCACGAAAACCAGATCACGATTATCTATGACAGCATGTGGGACGGAACGAGAAAGATGGCCGAAGCGATCGCCAGGGGTATCACCGGGTCGGACCGTGATGTGGTGGTCAAGATTTTCAACGCCTCCCGTAGCGACAAGAACGACATCATTACGGAAGTATTCAGGTCAAAGGCGATACTCGTCGGTTCTCCCACGATCAACAGGGGCATACTCTCCGCTATGGCGGCAATTCTCGAAGAAATCAGGGGGCTGGGCTTCAAGAACAAGAAGGCCGCCGCGTTCGGAGCCTACGGATGGAGCGGTGAGTCGGTAAAGATGCTGTCGGAACGGCTGAAGGAGGGAGGTTTCTTGCTTGTCAATGACGGACTGAAGCTGCTCTGGAATCCGGACGAGAAGGGGTTAGCCGCTTGCCTCGACTTTGGCGGCGAGATCGCCCGAGCGGGGCGTATGCAATACGCCCCTACATCAGGGTCATAA
- a CDS encoding TorF family putative porin has translation MKASLRTLALSLMFAVGMGVGTYAHAQDAVAEPAPPAGYKLIPEDLTADLNVSLYTQYVWRGYALSKDSLVIFPTLTVGYKGFAFNVWTDLDTDYDGLGPAGDSHNCRLWETDYVLTYSNSYEPWKLNYTLGWIYYDTDGTDGLTPTKSQELFVTLGLDTLLKPTFSVFQEIETGHAWYFQLGLSHSLAVYKDWSLDLAGTVSYLNNKSTNDFSDFHDGNISAGLKIPLNKYLSITPKIQYSFPLSSAASKDIEAGSLTRAHNFVYGGIIFDLAI, from the coding sequence ATGAAGGCATCGTTAAGAACACTGGCTTTGAGTTTGATGTTTGCCGTTGGAATGGGGGTGGGTACGTATGCCCATGCGCAGGACGCGGTAGCGGAACCGGCACCGCCAGCCGGGTATAAACTGATCCCCGAGGATCTCACCGCCGACTTGAACGTGTCGCTCTACACGCAATACGTCTGGCGTGGATACGCGCTCAGCAAAGACAGTCTGGTCATCTTTCCCACCCTGACCGTGGGCTACAAGGGATTTGCCTTTAATGTCTGGACGGATCTTGATACCGATTACGATGGTCTCGGGCCGGCAGGAGATTCGCACAACTGCAGGTTGTGGGAAACGGACTATGTCCTTACCTACAGCAACTCCTATGAGCCGTGGAAACTGAACTACACCCTGGGATGGATCTACTACGACACGGATGGTACTGATGGTCTCACCCCCACCAAGAGCCAGGAGCTCTTTGTAACCCTCGGCCTGGATACGTTGCTTAAACCAACGTTCAGCGTCTTTCAGGAGATTGAAACAGGCCACGCCTGGTACTTCCAGTTGGGGCTTTCCCACAGCTTGGCCGTCTACAAGGACTGGTCCCTGGACCTAGCGGGAACGGTCAGCTACCTCAACAATAAATCAACCAACGACTTTTCCGATTTCCATGACGGCAACATCTCGGCCGGCCTGAAGATTCCGCTGAACAAATACCTCTCGATTACGCCCAAGATTCAGTACTCGTTCCCGCTCAGTTCAGCCGCTTCCAAAGATATCGAGGCAGGCAGCCTGACTCGCGCGCACAACTTCGTTTACGGGGGTATTATATTCGACCTGGCAATCTAG